GGCTGctaaaataccttagactgagtaattttaaacaatagatatttgttgctcacggttctggaggctgggaagcctaagatcaaggtgtcagcaaatTCAGTGTTGGGTGAGGGCTTGCTCCTCACTGATGGCACTTTCTTCCTGTGTCCTGATATGCCATGAGGGGCAAGGGAGCCCTCTCaagcttcttttataagggcactgatcccattcatgagtggagccctcatgaattaATCACTTCCCCAAGGCCCCACCTCAACACTATCACATTAGGTATTACGTTCTAATATTTGaaccttttttgtttatttatttatttgtttttaaattttttatttttgagacagagtctcgctgtgtcacccgggctggagtgcagtggtacgatctcggctcactgcaagctctgcctcccggattcacaccattctcctgcctcagcctcctgagtagctgggactataggcacccaccaccatgcctggctaatttttttttttttttttgtatatttagtagagacggggtttcactgtgttagccaggatggtctcgatctcctgacctcgtgatccacccgcctcagcctcccaaagtgctgggattacaggcgtgagccactgcgtccagcctgaaccttttttatttttaagaaacagggtcttgttctcttgcccagggtggagtgctgtggcacagtcATACTTACTGCACActcaacctcctggctcaagtaAACCTTCcatttcagtctcccaagtagctgggactacaggtgcataccaccacacctagctaatttttaaaatttttgtagagacggggccttgctgtgttgcccaggctgccctcaAGCTTctaggctaaagtgatcctcccacttcagcctcccaaaatgctggaattacaggcataagccactatgcatagcctgaattttagggggacactgacattcagaccatagcaatctCTTTCTGGCTTCATTTCCAGAGAGGCTCCTCTGGAAGTGACAAGACAACTGCCTGGGGTGCCTTTCCTGCGACCAAGACCAGCAGAAAAGACAGGGTCTGTGTCCCAGGGTTGTCCTGGTTTGGCTGCCAGGTCTTCTTCACAGTGATCATTGATGCCAACGGGCAGGGGAGGAACCAGGGTTCTGATTGTCCAGGCTTGGGTCACACGTCCACCCCAGAACTAGGGGTAGGGTCAGGGACTGAGAGTAGGGGAATGAGTCCCTGAGGAACATCCAGGGCTGTGGGTATGACAGCTGAAGTCACTCAGGGGTCCCCACCCATCTGGGACCTGGAAGACCAAAGGTGGAATGGGCTGAGGCTCAGGAAGGGTCCTGGGATACAAATGCTCACTCTATGGGTCTCTCCTTGAGCAGGACATTGGTTACCAAAGCCGAATGTCATCTCCCTGCTGGAGCAAGAGGCAGAGCTGTGGGCGGTGGACTCTGGACTTCCCCAAGGCGTGTACCCAGGTGAGATGGGAGCCCTTCGAGGCAGAGAGAAGCCTGTCCATGCTTGCTTCCTGGTTTCTCCCTCTGCATCTGCTCTCTAATTCTTCACAGCAAATTTACTACTCAGTCTTAGTGAAGATTTACCAAGAACCCATTTTGCTGTGAGTGACGACACCAAGTCCTCATCTCCACTGAATTTATATTCTTGGTGAGGGAGTGGGgtaaacaaacaataaattggtaaaataataataataaaacgaGTTGGATGATTACAGATTGTGATGAAtgctgagaaaatgaaaatgacccATGAGGTAGACTAGGATGGATGTGAGGAGACTTTAGCAGAGAGATGAGGGATAGCCTCTCCAAGGAGGTGACATGTGACTTGAAGCCTGAGCCATGAGGCAGTCTGAGCGAACAGTAgtatttcaggcagaggaaacagcaggtgcaaaggcctgAAGTCATGCATCAGTCAGCTCTTGCGGAGGAAAAGCACTCTGACCTCAGTGGCTTAAACCAAATAATTGTTTATAACTCATGTGTCTGTGGATCAGTGGATCCAGGCTGGGCCCTGCCATGTGCCTGTAGGGTGACTGGTAGGGAGCAGAGGTATCCCAGCCCACTAACAGGCAATTTCCCATTGGATCAGGTGGGAAGAGTGGCCTGTCACCAGAGTCCAGGAGGGATGGCCATTGTGGGAAAGGGTCACAGTAGGGTCCCTCCACATCAATAACAGTCAGCCCTTACCCAATATATTAGCTTCTTATTGCTCCTCCTGCAACAAGTTACAATTGACCTGTGAATAACAtgagtttgaactgtgtgggtccatttatacatggattttcttctgcctgagccaCCACTGAGAGAGCAAGACCAACCCCCCCTCCTACTCCTCAGCCTACTCACTGTGAAGACAACAAGGATGAAGATCTTTATGGTGGTCCACTTCCATTTAatacatagtaaatatattttctgttccttaggatttttttaaatagcattttctttagcttactttaagaacacattatataatacatatacaaaatatgtgttaattaagggctgggagcagtggctcacacctataattccagcactttgagaggccaaggcaggtggcatttgaggtcgggagttcaagaccagcctggccaacatggtgaaaccccgtctctacaaaaaaaaatacaaaaaaaaaaaaaattagctggccatggtggcacgctcctgtagtcccagctactcaggaggctgaggcaggagaactgcttgaactaggaggcagaggttgcagtgagccaggattatgccactgtgctccagccggggtgacagagcaagaccacgtctcaaaaaaaacaaagtgttacctatttattttatcagtatggtcaacagtaagctattagtagttaagtttttggggagtcaaaagctATACACAGATTTTCGATTGTACTGGGGTCAGTGCCCCTACCCCCctcattgttcaagggtcaacaaTACTACACTTTGTAGTATAAAGCAAAGCAAGTTATCTTAAAGTTCAGGAGATCAGAAATCCAAAATGGGTCTAGCTGGGATATAATAAAGATGTCAGCAGGGCatcattccttctggaggctctagggaaaggaagaatccatttctttctctcctttttgtttttttaagagatggggtcttgctatcttgcctaggatggagtccagtggtatgatcatggctcacagtaaccttgaccttctgggctcaggtgatcctcctgcctcagcctcctgagtagctgagactacaggtgtgtgtcaccatgcccagctaatttttttttgttttgttttgttttgtagaaacaaggtctcatcATTTTGCCCAGGcatgtcttgaactcttgggctcaaggagtcctcccgtctcagctgcccaaagtgttgagattacaggcatgaggccctgtgcctggctgagaatccatttctttgcatttttcagcttctagaggcatCCACGTTCCTTGGCTATGGCCTTGTCCATCTGCACAGTCAGCAAGGCCTGGTCAAGTCACACATCATATTCACTCTGACTCTGACCCTTCTgccttttttccccatttaaggacccttgtgattacacagGTCCATCCAGATAATCCAATGTAATTTCTCTATCTTAATGTTAGTTgcttagcaaccttaattcctccTTCCCATGTAATTGGAAATATACAGGTTCTAGGGTTAGGATGCAGGCATCTTGGGAAGCCACTATTCTGCCATTCACTCCTGgcttaactttttttgttgtttaattgaACTTTTCACTGAAACATAACAATATGGGGAAGGTGCCCACATCACACCTCTAGGCCACTGTGGGGTCAGGGTAGGGGCAGCACGCACCCAGGTCATGGCTGTGCAGAGAGGGCTGGGTACCAGGGCAAAAAGAGAGTCCTGTCacaaaggaggaggagggaatgcatttgttcattcattaagCATGTATATTGAGCTCTTGCTGTGGGCTATAGATACAGTGGTAAGCAAGGTGGACAGAAACCCCTACCCTCAAGGGGTTCCCAGTTAGTGAAACGGACAAAATAAGGCAGACCAAAGTACTCTAATACGCCTTGggtcatttttcttcctcttagtGATGCACATTGCAGCTATTCCTGTTTGTGGGGAGCAGATAGGTTCCTTTACATCTAGAGTGAGGTGGCACAACAGCATATGCTGCCAGGAAGAAGCTGGGTGTCAGCCAACTTTCCCCATGCAGCACATTTTTCTCTGTTGCCACCTGGCGTTGTGGAAGCCACAGTAGCTGGGGCCTGGGTGCCACACTGCTCCTTCCAAGTTCAGTGCCTCTGTGCATCTGAGTGCTCTCTCCTGGGCATCCCCTCTGCATCCTCTGTGCTCCCCTCACAGACTCCATTCATACTCCTTGTGCCAActgttttttcctccctctcctctcctttccttattctgttctttcctcttcctttccttattccttattttcctcttccttattctgtgtttccctctcttcctttcctggtttgcaaaactatatttttaaatggtcaaaGCCACTTGAACCTTGAATGTTTCAAAATCATTAGTTTTATCCTTCCTCTTCCCATCTCACCACAAACTCTTTTGCTGTGGAACAGAGATTAAGGGACATTTCCAGTTTTTGCTTCTTTCAGACTTGGAAACTAGACCCAAAGTCAAACTGTCAGTTCTAAAGCAAGGCATCTCTGAAGAAATATCCAACAATGTCATCTTGGTAGAAAGATTCCTGTGGGATGGTCTGTGGTACTGCAGGGGTGAGGACACTGAGGGCCACTGGGAATGCAGTTGTGAGAGCCTAGAGAGCCTGGCAGTGCCGGTGGCCTTTACGCCTGTGAAGACGCCTGTTCAGGAGCAGTGGCAGAGGAATGGGTTTGGGGAAAACGTAAGTCTGAACCCTGATCTCTCACATCAACCAATGACTCCTGAAAGACAAGGCCCCCACACATGGGGAACATGTGGAAAAAGGGAGAAGCCAGACCTGAATATTTTACAGAAAACCTGTGTAaaagagaaaccctacaaatgtcaGGAATGCGGAAAGGCCTTTAGTCACAGCTCAGCACTTATCGAACACCACCGGACGCACACAGGAGAGAGACCTTACGAATGTCACGAATGCGGAAAAGGCTTCCGGAACAGCTCGGCACTTACCAAACaccagagaattcatactggggaGAAACCCTATAAATGCACTCAGTGTGGGAGGACCTTCAACCAAATTGCCCCACTGATCCAGCACCAGAGAACTCACACAGGCGAGAAGCCCTATGAGTGCAGCGAATGTGGGAAATCCTTCAGTTTTAGGTCCTCCTTCAGCCAGCACGAGCGAACTCACACAGGCGAGAAGCCCTACGAGTGCAGTGAGTGCGGGAAAGCCTTCCGGCAAAGCATCCACCTCACCCAGCATCTGCGAATCCACACTGGGGAGAAACCCTATCAGTGTGGTGAGTGTGGCAAGGCCTTCAGCCACAGCTCGTCCTTGACCAAACACCAACGAATCCACACAGGGGAGAAGCCCTATGAGTGCCATGAGTGTGGAAAAGCCTTcacccagatcacaccactgattCAGCACCAGAGGACCCACACAGGAGAAAAGCCCTATGAGTGCAGTGAGTGTGGGAAAGCTTTCAGTCAGAGCACACTCCTGACCGAGCATCGGAGGATTCACACGGGAGAGAAGCCCTACGGATGCAACGAGTGTGGGAAAACCTTCAGCCACAGCTCCTCGCTCAGCCAGCATGAGCGGACACACACAGGAGAGAAGCCCTATGAGTGCAGTCAGTGTGGGAAGGCCTTCCGGCAGAGCACACACCTCACCCAACACCAGCGAATCCACACAGGGGAGAAGCCCTATGAATGCAATGACTGCGGCAAGGCATTCAGCCACAGCTCATCTCTCACCAAACATCAGCGAATCCACACTGGGGAGAAGCCCTACGAATGCAACCAGTGTGGCAGAGCCTTCAGCCAGCTTGCTCCCCTCATTCAGCATCAGAGGatccacacaggagagaaaccctatgaatgtaaccAGTGTGGCAGAGCCTTCAGCcagagctcccttctcattgaACACCAGAGGATTCACACCAAGGAAAAGCCCTATGGGTGCAATGAATGTGGGAAATCCTTCAGCCACAGCTCCTCGCTCAGCCAGCATGAAAGGACGCACACTGGGGAAAAGCCCTATGAGTGTCACGATTGCGGAAAGTCCTTTAGGCAGAGCACCCACCTCACTCAGCACCGGAGGATCCACACAGGAGAGAAGCCATATGCATGCAGGGACTGTGGAAAGGCCTTTACACACAGCTCCTCCCTTACCAAGCACCAGAGAACTCACACTGGATAAACCCACTCCACATGTGCTGGGGACATAGGAAGACCATAAGCCATAGCTCATCCCTTTCTAGATTTGACCCAATCATACACatgagaaatgtatattcataCACAAGCCTTTTCACACAGCACTTCCCTCAGACACCCTCAGAGAGTTCAGACTGATGGGAAATGACCATGGGACCACCAAGCTCTAGGTCATCCATCCCTGCATCCAAATAGTAGGGAAATGTGGAGATAATCAACACTCAGGACCTTCAGCCTTGAACACCCATTAGTGCTACGTTATAGAACctacaaaaaagaaatggaacaagTGTAATGGATCCAGGGAAAGCTTTTGTCCAAGGATTCACCGTATTCCAAACCAGAGATGTTCAAATTGGTGAGAAACCCAACAAATGCCTTTCATATATACAAGAACCAAATGAAGTCAGAATTTGCCATTATTGCACATCACATTTTTGGGGGGGAAAGTGCTTATGAATGGTGCAGGTTGACTCTGATATTCATTCCCAAATGACAATATGGCAGAGCGTTCCAGAAATGAGAGTGGCATCTTTATGGAATCACTATGGATACTGACTGTCTCAGTAAAAACCTGTCTGGTTTGTGTGTATATTGTTTGATCAGGGTACGTGGCAGCCAGTCACCGATTGGAATTCCATGTGATAAAGTATCAGTGTACTATAAACAGGTTTTTAGTTATCCCTGCATTATTTTTGCAATTAATCTTTATATGCAATGAGATTGAAAAGCTTTGTATGGGAAGACTCAAATGTAAAGCTGCTTCCATAGAGTCTCACTGATTCTGAGATGGCTTTTGCTGCTCTGTTCTCCCTCTACATTTCTCTGCAGAACTCGTGTTAGAAACACAgatatttgttttacaaaaagggagatttTTCCTTTGTTAAACCATCATCTTATAAGCAATAGCAAATTCATGTTAGAAACTTCTGTTTTGCAAGATTCATCTTTTTTGGGAAATGTTCAAGTTAATCCTCTCAAActgctttttcattgttttcatacAATTTAACATTTTGTTAAACCCTAAGTCCACAAATAGCAGTCTTTCTGACAACTATAACCTTTAAATGGTGACTTGCTGCCCTCATTAGAAATTTCATtggctggccaggcgcagtggctcatgcctgtaatcccagcactttgggaggccaaggtgggaggatcacctgaggtcgggagtttgagaccagcctgaccaacatggagaaactccatctctactaaaagtacaaaattagccgggcgtggtggcgcatggctgtaatcctagctattcgggaggctgaggcaagagaatcacttgaacccgggagatggaggttgcggtgagctgagattgtaccattgcactccagcctgggcaacaagagtgaaactctgtctcagaaaaaaaaagaaagaaattgcattGGCTGTTTTTGGTTATCAGCTGTTAGTTGTG
This portion of the Pongo abelii isolate AG06213 chromosome 20, NHGRI_mPonAbe1-v2.0_pri, whole genome shotgun sequence genome encodes:
- the ZNF135 gene encoding zinc finger protein 135 isoform X1; the protein is MPRPLSRSQEGLAVPARSQGMTPGLRVSTDPEQVTFEDVVVDFSQEEWGQLKPAQRTLYRDVMLDTFRLLVSVGHWLPKPNVISLLEQEAELWAVDSGLPQGVYPDLETRPKVKLSVLKQGISEEISNNVILVERFLWDGLWYCRGEDTEGHWECSCESLESLAVPVAFTPVKTPVQEQWQRNGFGENVSLNPDLSHQPMTPERQGPHTWGTCGKREKPDLNILQKTCVKEKPYKCQECGKAFSHSSALIEHHRTHTGERPYECHECGKGFRNSSALTKHQRIHTGEKPYKCTQCGRTFNQIAPLIQHQRTHTGEKPYECSECGKSFSFRSSFSQHERTHTGEKPYECSECGKAFRQSIHLTQHLRIHTGEKPYQCGECGKAFSHSSSLTKHQRIHTGEKPYECHECGKAFTQITPLIQHQRTHTGEKPYECSECGKAFSQSTLLTEHRRIHTGEKPYGCNECGKTFSHSSSLSQHERTHTGEKPYECSQCGKAFRQSTHLTQHQRIHTGEKPYECNDCGKAFSHSSSLTKHQRIHTGEKPYECNQCGRAFSQLAPLIQHQRIHTGEKPYECNQCGRAFSQSSLLIEHQRIHTKEKPYGCNECGKSFSHSSSLSQHERTHTGEKPYECHDCGKSFRQSTHLTQHRRIHTGEKPYACRDCGKAFTHSSSLTKHQRTHTG
- the ZNF135 gene encoding zinc finger protein 135 isoform X5, translating into MLDTFRLLVSVGHWLPKPNVISLLEQEAELWAVDSGLPQGVYPDLETRPKVKLSVLKQGISEEISNNVILVERFLWDGLWYCRGEDTEGHWECSCESLESLAVPVAFTPVKTPVQEQWQRNGFGENVSLNPDLSHQPMTPERQGPHTWGTCGKREKPDLNILQKTCVKEKPYKCQECGKAFSHSSALIEHHRTHTGERPYECHECGKGFRNSSALTKHQRIHTGEKPYKCTQCGRTFNQIAPLIQHQRTHTGEKPYECSECGKSFSFRSSFSQHERTHTGEKPYECSECGKAFRQSIHLTQHLRIHTGEKPYQCGECGKAFSHSSSLTKHQRIHTGEKPYECHECGKAFTQITPLIQHQRTHTGEKPYECSECGKAFSQSTLLTEHRRIHTGEKPYGCNECGKTFSHSSSLSQHERTHTGEKPYECSQCGKAFRQSTHLTQHQRIHTGEKPYECNDCGKAFSHSSSLTKHQRIHTGEKPYECNQCGRAFSQLAPLIQHQRIHTGEKPYECNQCGRAFSQSSLLIEHQRIHTKEKPYGCNECGKSFSHSSSLSQHERTHTGEKPYECHDCGKSFRQSTHLTQHRRIHTGEKPYACRDCGKAFTHSSSLTKHQRTHTG
- the ZNF135 gene encoding zinc finger protein 135 isoform X3 yields the protein MTPGLRVSTDPEQVTFEDVVVDFSQEEWGQLKPAQRTLYRDVMLDTFRLLVSVGHWLPKPNVISLLEQEAELWAVDSGLPQGVYPDLETRPKVKLSVLKQGISEEISNNVILVERFLWDGLWYCRGEDTEGHWECSCESLESLAVPVAFTPVKTPVQEQWQRNGFGENVSLNPDLSHQPMTPERQGPHTWGTCGKREKPDLNILQKTCVKEKPYKCQECGKAFSHSSALIEHHRTHTGERPYECHECGKGFRNSSALTKHQRIHTGEKPYKCTQCGRTFNQIAPLIQHQRTHTGEKPYECSECGKSFSFRSSFSQHERTHTGEKPYECSECGKAFRQSIHLTQHLRIHTGEKPYQCGECGKAFSHSSSLTKHQRIHTGEKPYECHECGKAFTQITPLIQHQRTHTGEKPYECSECGKAFSQSTLLTEHRRIHTGEKPYGCNECGKTFSHSSSLSQHERTHTGEKPYECSQCGKAFRQSTHLTQHQRIHTGEKPYECNDCGKAFSHSSSLTKHQRIHTGEKPYECNQCGRAFSQLAPLIQHQRIHTGEKPYECNQCGRAFSQSSLLIEHQRIHTKEKPYGCNECGKSFSHSSSLSQHERTHTGEKPYECHDCGKSFRQSTHLTQHRRIHTGEKPYACRDCGKAFTHSSSLTKHQRTHTG
- the ZNF135 gene encoding zinc finger protein 135 isoform X2 — its product is MELGARRGSVGCRCRGLCLAVRREQVTFEDVVVDFSQEEWGQLKPAQRTLYRDVMLDTFRLLVSVGHWLPKPNVISLLEQEAELWAVDSGLPQGVYPDLETRPKVKLSVLKQGISEEISNNVILVERFLWDGLWYCRGEDTEGHWECSCESLESLAVPVAFTPVKTPVQEQWQRNGFGENVSLNPDLSHQPMTPERQGPHTWGTCGKREKPDLNILQKTCVKEKPYKCQECGKAFSHSSALIEHHRTHTGERPYECHECGKGFRNSSALTKHQRIHTGEKPYKCTQCGRTFNQIAPLIQHQRTHTGEKPYECSECGKSFSFRSSFSQHERTHTGEKPYECSECGKAFRQSIHLTQHLRIHTGEKPYQCGECGKAFSHSSSLTKHQRIHTGEKPYECHECGKAFTQITPLIQHQRTHTGEKPYECSECGKAFSQSTLLTEHRRIHTGEKPYGCNECGKTFSHSSSLSQHERTHTGEKPYECSQCGKAFRQSTHLTQHQRIHTGEKPYECNDCGKAFSHSSSLTKHQRIHTGEKPYECNQCGRAFSQLAPLIQHQRIHTGEKPYECNQCGRAFSQSSLLIEHQRIHTKEKPYGCNECGKSFSHSSSLSQHERTHTGEKPYECHDCGKSFRQSTHLTQHRRIHTGEKPYACRDCGKAFTHSSSLTKHQRTHTG
- the ZNF135 gene encoding zinc finger protein 135 isoform X4, whose translation is METILANTEQVTFEDVVVDFSQEEWGQLKPAQRTLYRDVMLDTFRLLVSVGHWLPKPNVISLLEQEAELWAVDSGLPQGVYPDLETRPKVKLSVLKQGISEEISNNVILVERFLWDGLWYCRGEDTEGHWECSCESLESLAVPVAFTPVKTPVQEQWQRNGFGENVSLNPDLSHQPMTPERQGPHTWGTCGKREKPDLNILQKTCVKEKPYKCQECGKAFSHSSALIEHHRTHTGERPYECHECGKGFRNSSALTKHQRIHTGEKPYKCTQCGRTFNQIAPLIQHQRTHTGEKPYECSECGKSFSFRSSFSQHERTHTGEKPYECSECGKAFRQSIHLTQHLRIHTGEKPYQCGECGKAFSHSSSLTKHQRIHTGEKPYECHECGKAFTQITPLIQHQRTHTGEKPYECSECGKAFSQSTLLTEHRRIHTGEKPYGCNECGKTFSHSSSLSQHERTHTGEKPYECSQCGKAFRQSTHLTQHQRIHTGEKPYECNDCGKAFSHSSSLTKHQRIHTGEKPYECNQCGRAFSQLAPLIQHQRIHTGEKPYECNQCGRAFSQSSLLIEHQRIHTKEKPYGCNECGKSFSHSSSLSQHERTHTGEKPYECHDCGKSFRQSTHLTQHRRIHTGEKPYACRDCGKAFTHSSSLTKHQRTHTG